The following proteins are co-located in the Penaeus monodon isolate SGIC_2016 chromosome 10, NSTDA_Pmon_1, whole genome shotgun sequence genome:
- the LOC119577874 gene encoding LOW QUALITY PROTEIN: ruvB-like helicase 1 (The sequence of the model RefSeq protein was modified relative to this genomic sequence to represent the inferred CDS: inserted 3 bases in 2 codons), translating into MKIEEVKSTTKTQRINAHSHVKGLVLXEDGTAQLSAAGLVGQTQAREAAGYLVDLIRTKRMSGRAALFAGPPGTGKTAIALAVAQELGNKVPFCPMVGSEVYSSEIKKTEVLMENFRRAIGLRIKEVKEVYEGEVTELTPVETENPMGGFGKNCKSCNHWLENSKGNKQLKLDPVYMRRYRKNELKXGDVIYVEANSGAVKRQGRSDTYATEFDLEAEEYVPLPKGDVHKKKEVIQDVTLHDLDVANAQPQGGQDILSMMSQLMKPKKTEITEKLRLEINKVVDKYIDQGIAELVPGVLFIDEVHMLDIECFTFLHRALESRIAPIVIFATNRGRCIIKGTEDIVSPHGIPRDLLDRLIIVRMKPYGQEEVTQIIKIRAQIEGIKIDNEALLELSSLAERASLR; encoded by the exons ATGAAAATCGAGGAGGTCAAGAGCACCACCAAAACACAGAGGATCAACGCACACTCCCATGTCAAGGGCTTAGTTT ATGAGGATGGAACAGCGCAACTTTCAGCTGCGGGTTTGGTGGGGCAGACCCAGGCCAGAGAG GCAGCTGGATACCTTGTTGACTTGATTCGCACGAAGAGAATGTCTGGCCGTGCTGCCCTCTTTGCTGGTCCTCCTGGAACAGGAAAAACTGCTATTGCTCTTGCAGTGGCACAGGAACTTGGAAACAAG GTACCTTTCTGCCCCATGGTGGGATCAGAAGTTTACAGTTCAGAGATCAAGAAGACCGAGGTGCTGATGGAGAACTTCCGCAGGGCCATAGGGCTTCGAATCAAGGAAGTCAAAGAAGTTTATGAAGGAGAAGTAACAGAACTGACACCTGTTGAAACTGAAAACCCAATGGGAG ggtttgggaaaaactgTAAGTCATGTAATCATTGGCTTGAGAACAGCAAAGGGAACAAACAATTAAAATTGGATCCAGTATATATGAGACGCTACAGAAAGAACGAGTTGAA TGGAGATGTCATTTATGTGGAAGCCAATTCTGGGGCAGTTAAGAGACAGGGAAGATCAGACACATATGCAACTGAGTTTGATTTGGAG GCTGAGGAATATGTCCCACTGCCTAAAGGTGATGTTCACAAGAAGAAGGAAGTAATTCAAGATGTCACGCTCCATGACCTGGATGTGGCCAATGCTCAGCCTCAAGGGGGACAAGACATTCTCTCTATGATGTCACAACTCATGAAGCCAAAGAAGACTGAGATCACAG AAAAGTTGCGCTTGGAGATCAACAAAGTGGTAGACAAATACATTGATCAAGGTATTGCTGAGCTGGTCCCAGGTGTTCTGTTCATTGATGAAGTTCATATGCTTGATATCGAATGTTTCACCTTCCTTCACCGAGCACTTGAATCAAGAATAGCACCCATTGTCATCTTCGCCACAAATAGAGGCCGATGCATCATCAA GGGAACAGAAGACATAGTATCTCCTCATGGCATCCCCCGAGACTTACTGGATCGCCTTATAATTGTGAGGATGAAGCCTTATGGACAGGAAGAGGTCACGCAGATCATTAAGATTCGAGCTCAGATTGAAGGAATCAAGATAGACAATGAGGCTTTGTTAGAGCTCAGTTCTCTTGCAGAAAGAGCTTCTTTAAGGTAA